Genomic DNA from Eleutherodactylus coqui strain aEleCoq1 chromosome 8, aEleCoq1.hap1, whole genome shotgun sequence:
TATATGTACAGTACAGGCATACGGCGGGCGTATATGTAACGTGTGTGGGTAGTGGGTGTATATGTACAGTACAGGCATACGGCGGGTGTATATGTAACGTGTGTGGGTGTATATGTACAGTACAGGCATACGGCGGGCGTATATGTAACGTTTGTGGGTGTATATGTACAGTACAGGCATACGGCGGGTGTATATGTAACGTGTGTGGGTAGTGGGTgtatatgtacagtgcaggcataCGGCGGGTGTATATGTAACGTGTGTGGGTAGTGGGTGTATATGTACAGTACAGGCATACGGCGGGTGTATATGTAACGTGTGGGTAGTGAGTGTATATGTACAGTACAGGCATACGGCGGGTGTATATGGAGGGGATATGTAATAACACTTTTTCTCATCTTTCAGGGATGTTCTGGCCGCCGCTCGGACCGGTAGCGGTAAGACCCTCGCCTTCCTCATCCCGGCCATAGAACTGATCTACAAGTTGAGGTTCATGCCGCGGAATGGTGAGAGTTGTGCTCTGTTCTGGCGCTCCTGTTTACTTGGGGGGAGGGGCACAGTAAAGGGGATTTTATAGTGATGCCCAAAATCTGTCCATAACACCCGACTGGCATTCCTCCCGCATCACCGATATAGAAGCATGCTAGACTCTGTGTGtcctgagtgggggggggaggaatcgCCCGCTGCCAGAACCTTCTATCGCTCCGCCTCCTCTGGGCTCGATGTGTacaataggccatcagtattaatCCCTTCCATGTATGTAATTGGTCGCTGCGCTGGGTATGCAGCGGGCTCCAGAGCGGATGCCAATCCATACTTGGCGAGTGCTGGCGGTTTTAAACAGTTGATGCCCACTCAAAACAGCCATGATTGGAGCTAGTAATGACGGCGGCCGTTTAATCACTCGAATGCCAAAGCTGCCAGCTGGGACGCCTCCAATGAGCCTGTGGTAATAAATGGAATTGGTGTCGCGGCATCTATAAATGGTCAAACTGCTATAATATCGCATTGtgtcccacacggtgaacgcgGTAAGATACGCACTGCCAAAgcgcgggggtgggggggaaacCGAGTGGCATCAATGTCTCTGATAAACTGGAATGTTGACCTTTTTGTTTTCTAGGAACGGGGGTCCTCATCTTGTCCCCCACCAGGGAGCTCGCCATGCAGACATATGGGGTCCTGAAGGAGCTGATGGCGCATCACGTTCACACCTATGGGCTGATAATGGGCGGCAGCAACCGGTCAGCAGAAGCTCAGAAACTGGCCAATGGGGTTAACATTATAGTGGCCACCCCTGGGAGGCTGCTGGACCACATGCAGGTGAGGCGTGCGCTGAGCGTGCCCGAGGTGCCAATGTCCGATAATGTGCCGCCTTCCTTACTCCTGTGCCCTCCCGCAGAACACGCCAGGATTCATGTACAAGAACCTGCAGTGTCTGGTCATCGACGAGGCCGATCGGATCCTTGAGGTTGGATTCGAGCAGGAAATGAAGCAGATCATCAACCTGTTACCAAGTGAGTTACCGCCTGCATGGGGATGGCATCCGGGTGAAGGGGCACCTTCTGTGGCGGctggatggatacaatgtgcaccTTTCCTCTTCCCACAGAGCGCAGGCAGACCATGCTGTTTTCTGCCACACAGACCCGCAAGGTGGAGGACCTGGCCCGGATCTCTCTCAAGAAGGAGCCGCTGTACGTGGGTGTGGATGACAACAAGGAAACGGCGACTGTGGACGGTCTAGAGCAGGTGAGGAAGTGACAAACGAGGCGTCCGGATCTGCTTGTGACCGAGAGATGGTTAGTGATCAGGACGGACTGTGGCTGTGTGTCTATATACACCCATCCGCCAGAACATTGAAACCCCCAGCCTGATATTCTATAGGTCCCCCTAGAACTGTGATCCAGCACGGCCCTCGACGTGTACGGTGCAGCTTCCATGGATCAGacttgtttttcctcaatcagaTAAGATCATGGAGGAGAAGTCCATCACCTTGATCTTTATCTTGCTAACTAGTTTCTAAAGTGAGGCCGGCCCCATTAACCTGCAGATAGGGGGCGCTGCCATTAACTAACCCCACTTCCATTGAGGGGTGGTACCGTATAATGTTAGGTAGGTGGTACGTGTCACATCCACATGATGGCAGGATTGAAGTACCTAGCGGAACATTACCCATCAAACAAGGTCACATGGTGACACGCTCTTCTGTAGGGTCGGACCAGACTGGTTGCCTGCACTCTCCACACACATCAGTAAGCCTGTCGCTGGTTACCAGTTGTCCTCTCACGTTTGGTAAGTGATGACCACCACACACCAGGAACGCCCTGCGAGACCGTTCTGGAGATGCTTTGACCCAGTTGTCTACCCATCACAACTTGGTCCTTGTCACAGTCGTTCACATTCTTACATTGACCCATTGTTCCTGCTTCCAGCACAATAACTGCAAGAGCTGACCGATCACTGTATGATATATCCCCAAATAAATAGATATCCTGTCATAATATACACTCTCCTACCGGAAGTAAccggacccctgagcaagaatcatcagtagtatttatttccatatgttgatACTTCGTGGAGCTCCTTtgtccctaatgacattggatactctctgtggtatcCTCCTAAcatctaatacacttcagctgccatttccctccattcatcctgcaaatgtctggcgtgTTCTCTCAAAGTAGATGGACACTGGTCTTATTTCCTGGCCCAGCGTTTCTGTTCATCCTAAAGacatccatgttcatggttcttgtcactacaaccaacggactgagacatTGACAGACTGACAGACCACAACAGAACCTCtgtcatacttaactgttggcacctTCCGAAGTGTGTTGTGCCGTTACTggggctcctccacacccaggtgtgGCCATCTGAGGTGAAGATGGAGTggtgtgattcgtcactccatagaatgttcttccattgtccCAACTGtttgacgacgctccttgcaccattgtagacgggacGATGCGTTGGGCTTTGTGATGGGCGATTGTGTGCAGccgcataacccgtatatccaatactAAGCAGTTCCCGTCATAAATTGCTGACGCCACGAAGGGCCTGCATTTTGTTTTTGTATTGTGGACATGTGACCTGCTACTAAGACAATACTTTGCTTGCCACATTACATATCCCCCTCCTAACAGGCACTATTTTTACTCCACCTTTTGCTGATATTAATGGCTGTTGGGTGTATATATGTTGCATGTACACGGTCTCCAGTCGTGGGCCATGGTCTTCTCGGTGGTTTTTCTCACGTCCTTCCATGTGTGCCCGGTGGTGGCCATGGTTTGGTGCTGGTTTCCCCGTGACGGTGGGGTCCTTTCTGTTACACACTCCTCTCCTCCTCAGGGTTACGTGGTTTGCTCCTCGGAGAAGCGCTTCCTGCTGCTCTTCACCTTCCTGAAAAAGAATCGCAAGAAGAAGATGATGGTTTTCTTCTCGTCCTGCATGTCGGTGAAATATCACTACGAGCTTCTCAACTACATTGACCTGCCGGTGATGGCCATTCATGTGAGTATCCGAGCGGGTCCAGCGGTAAGGAGGGTCTGTCATGTTCATCCCTCTCTGGGATCCTACAGCGGACGCGTGCTTCAGTCTGTTCGCGGCTCTTTGCTATTTTGGCTCTTCATTAGTTTTCTGATTCGATGCTTCCTTTTGTACAGGGGAAGCAGAAGCAGACGAAGCGCACCACCACCTTCTTCCAGTTCTGTAATGCGGACTCCGGCATCCTCCTGTGCACGGATGTCGCGGCCCGAGGATTGGACATCCCTGAGGTCGACTGGATTGTGCAGTACGACCCCCCTGATGACCCTAAGGTGACTGTCCCAGCATTGTGTGATATTCTGGGGCTGCCGTGGATGATGAGTGATAACAGTTTCTCCTCTTCATAGGAATATATCCACCGAGTGGGCCGGACAGCGCGAGGGATCGATGGGCGGGGTCATGCCCTGCTGATACTGCGTCCGGAGGAGCTGGGATTCCTGCGATACTTAAAACAAGCCAAGGTAACACAAGTcctgtgaatcccgcccccccCTGCAGTCGTGCCTTAGCGtcggccccgccccctgcagtcgTGCCTTAGCGtcggccccgccccctgcagtcgTGCCTTAGCGtcggccccgccccctgcagtcgTGCCTTAGCGtcggccccgccccctgcagtcgTGCCTTAGCGtcggccccgccccctgcagtcgTGCCTTAGCGtcggccccgccccctgcagtcgTGCCTTAGCGtcggccccgccccctgcagtcgTGCCTTAGCGtcggccccgccccctgcagtcgTGCCTTAGCGtcggccccgccccctgcagtcgTGCCTTAGCGtcggccccgccccctgcagtcgTGCCTTAGCGtcggccccgccccctgcagtcgTGCCTTAGCGTcggccccgcccccctgcagtcGTGCCTTAGCGtcggccccgccccctgcagtcgCGCCTTAGCGTcggccccgcccccctgcagtcGCGCCTTAGCGTcggccccgcccccctgcagtcGCGCCTTAGCGtcggccccgccccctgcagtcgCGCCTTAGCGtcggccccgccccctgcagccGCGCCTTAGCGtcggccccgccccctgcagtcgCGCCTTAGCGtcggccccgccccctgcagccGCGCCTTAGCGtcggccccgccccctgcagtcgCGCCTTAGCGtcggccccgccccctgcagtcgCGCCTTAGCGtcggccccgccccctgcagtcgCGCCTTAGCGTcggccccgcccccctgcagtcGCGCCTTAGCGTcggccccgcccccctgcagtcGCGCCTTAGCGTcggccccgcccccctgcagtcGCGCCCGCCCCCCTGCAGtcgcgccccgccccctgcagtcgcgccccgcccccctgcagtcgcgccccgcccccctgcagtcGCGtcgcgccccgccccctgcagtcgCGCCTTATGATCCTTTTACATAGGCTGAGACTCTTACGATACTAGTTTGCCCGATAAAACGAGCTGgagacatcatcaccagctcatccGCGCTCGGGCAGCCCGTGTAGACTGCATGAATCATGTAGTCCTCAGGCTCTTATGGTTCAGTGCTGGTCGCTTCATTGAACGAGAACCTCACTATTCTCGCTCGTCGTTCGCCCGCGTTTAAGCTTAACGATTATCATCCAGCCTCCTTCACTTTAACAATTTTCTGAACAATATCAgtctagcgccccccccccccccgcactcggGACTGACTAACATTCTCTTCCTTTTCTAGGTGCCGCTCAGTGAATTTGAGTTCTCCTGGAGTAAAATCTCTGACATCCAGGCTCAGGTACGGATAGAAAATCCAGGCCACCCATTTCCAGGAGGGGAGAGGGGCGTGGGGCGGGCGGGctgccttttttatgctttttctcatattagcattaaaaaaaaaaatcccacatatttagtatcgcgtCCGTGAAGATccgtacaataaatcaaacatgctttttatcctgcatggcacaaagcgttaaaagaaaaaaaagctaaaaaacgcaataaaagtgattttaaaaaaaagtatgtaccccaaaatggtaccaaaaaactacagctcgtcttgcaaaaagtgAACCCTCACAAAGcttcgtccatggaaaaataaaaaagttataggactttgaatgcagcgattttagaaaaaaaaaattctaaaaaaaaagtttttattgtggaaaaacctaaaaaaaatagcattttggtatcgtaaccgtaccgacagaaaaaatgtattgtcattaatgctgcataattaacgctttataaaaaaaatctatggcagaattgatgcgttttctcaaaaaacaagccctcatacggccgcatcgacggaaaaataaagttatggcttttgcaaaatggtgatgaaaatctaccaaaaattgtttggtcctcaactccaaaataggccgtgtccttaaggggttaaaaagtgaacGCCATGTCGTGACCATAGCGCCTCGGTGTTATGATGTGTGCACCAGGCTAAACCCAATGTGCTATGATGCTGCTATAGTAACAGGACAACATGGCATTTGCTATTTAATGGAGTCCTATTTGCCGATATCACCGGGGCCGCGCTGCTTATGGGATGTAGCATTTGGTATTGCCTATGGACCTTGTCTGCATGTTTACATCAGTTACTTATCACGCTCCCATATGCTATGTTGATATATTCTGGCTATTACCCCTTGGATGCATCATTCTTTATACTCTTGTGCCCGCTTTGTGTAATATCTAATGTTCTGCTTCTCCATGATGTCTCGGGGTACcgcccagctacggtttactatGGGGACAGTATACAGGGCAGACACAGCGCCCGTTCTACCTGTTGCCTGCTTTCATCTTGCATGCTGGCACCCGCTGCACGCCGGGTCTCTGGTGGGGATATgagggatgatgatgatgatgatgatgatgatgatgatgatgatgatgatgatgatggttttTTTGTGAATTTTGCGTTTCAGCTGGAGAAACTGATTGAGAAGAATTATTATCTGCACAAGTCGGCGCAGGAGGCGTACAAGGCGTACATCCGCGCCTACGACTCGCACTCTCACAAGCAGATATTTGATGTCAACACTTTGAATTTGCCGAAAGTGTGTCAGTCCTTTGGCTTCCGGATTCCTCCCTTTGTCGACCTGAGTATCCTTTACCCGCTGACAGATTCCATCTGCGTGTCGtggctgtgatgtcacagaatGTGGCGGGCGGTTTAGCATTACGGTACCTTCACACGAGGCGACGGTCAGGCACATAAGCCAACTGCTGCCCCTGTGCTTAACATAGGAGCCATAGTCCTTTGGTTAATGAAGGCGCTGCGGCCGGAGATCGTTCTGACCCGCCGCTCTCCATTCAGTCAGCAGGCGGCAGTTCATAGACCGACTGCCTGGTCACACGGActgacagttgcttggtttttaattccgcTAAAAACCTCTTCTACAAGTGGCAAAGTCTCAGTCAG
This window encodes:
- the DDX18 gene encoding ATP-dependent RNA helicase DDX18 gives rise to the protein MADLQMKLLRRKLQKRTEKIRKKKQEKKQPEGVTAEEEEDVVIGENEEGASSEETQPAPVNGDVEDDPETAGGPKKKKKKKRKLVAEETDAKRPKNEEEEPKMSAEEGGDEEDEEGPSLPMGLTGAFEDTAFSSLADLVNENTLKAVADMGFTHMTEIQHKTIRPLLEGRDVLAAARTGSGKTLAFLIPAIELIYKLRFMPRNGTGVLILSPTRELAMQTYGVLKELMAHHVHTYGLIMGGSNRSAEAQKLANGVNIIVATPGRLLDHMQNTPGFMYKNLQCLVIDEADRILEVGFEQEMKQIINLLPKRRQTMLFSATQTRKVEDLARISLKKEPLYVGVDDNKETATVDGLEQGYVVCSSEKRFLLLFTFLKKNRKKKMMVFFSSCMSVKYHYELLNYIDLPVMAIHGKQKQTKRTTTFFQFCNADSGILLCTDVAARGLDIPEVDWIVQYDPPDDPKEYIHRVGRTARGIDGRGHALLILRPEELGFLRYLKQAKVPLSEFEFSWSKISDIQAQLEKLIEKNYYLHKSAQEAYKAYIRAYDSHSHKQIFDVNTLNLPKVCQSFGFRIPPFVDLNVNSSGGRKLQKRGGGGGFGYQKSKNLHKAKIFKHINKGGHGSGGRQFTR